AATAGGGAATAATCTATTCCAAAATCTTCTTGTCTTATGCAACAGCACTAGGAAGAACATTAACTTGAGGGATGAGGAGGGGCAGCTTATCAGTAGCCCCAGACTCCTTTAGCAAACCCAGGAATGACCACAGCAATAGCCAGCACCATGGTCTGgagaaaaggcaaaggaaacaGGGACAAAGCTGGGACCAGAGAAAATGCTGCAGCCCTTTGGCTTTACTTAGCTCAAGGCAGAACATCCTGAATGGTGATGGAAGGGGGTGGTCAGTGTGATGTGGTTCCTCCTGCCCTCACACTTGTTTTTCACACTAGCTTGGCTTTACTGGGCAATATGTGCTGCTAATGTGATCACCtaaacataaagaaaagaaaagaaaagaatggtCCAACCAAGCAGCTTGAAGGGAACCCAGGCACTAAAATCTGCTGAATGCATGCTGTGTTTATGCCCACTAGCAAATGAAGTCATCAAAAATACAATTGGTGAGTGAGAATCATAATCAAGAGCAGAGTCTTACTGTACTGAATGTCTAATACATGAGATGtgtttttgctgcttttctcgACAATCCACCAGTTAGAGGAAGCTGATATGCTACTATACACCAAAAACTGGACACATGGAGTATCTTTACAGGTTTTATCTTACTTACATGCTTCCAACTGCTATTGTCATCTGTCTCCCAGGTGTTCCTGGTATACCAGGGGAGCCCTCCTTTTGAAAAGTGaccacttttattttcattcctttccaGCAGCCTTAGCAAATATTTTGAGATTTCTTCCCACTGCAGATACTCTTCCAGCTGCTTGATATTGTCAGGTAATGCTGAAAATGgtgtcttgttttcttcttcaaaacCATAAGGAAAATCtccagtgctttttttccccattaagtGTCCTGTAACAACAATTAAAGTAGcacaaaattaatcaaaacGGGTAAAGATCTGGTTGTTCAAACATCAGCGGGACTTTGCTACTGactgagggaagggaagggaagggaagggaagggaagggaagggaagggaagggaagggaagggaagggaagggaagggaaggggttAGATAATGTCGAGTTGTAGCACTACTGGGAGCGAAGATTTTGTCAGTGTCACACAGTACTATTAGTTTCTTCTATCTCTTGTGTTACATTGTCAGAGAAAACGTGCCTGAGAAAGGGGCGGCGATTACCAAGTACTTTGTCTGGAGATAGAGAGAAGCTCTTGGTAAGATTTGCTGGAATAAAAGTGGACGGAGAAGCTGAGGTTTTAGACTTACCCTGCCTCGACACGGGACGCAGGAACCTGGCGTTCCAGTGCCTTTGTGGGAGTTAAACCGCACTTACCCACAGCCCAGTGGCTGCCGCGGGGGTAGATCTTGGTGAGCGCGGGGGTCCCGCCGGGCTGCAGGGGCGCCGCTCCGCCCTGCGCCGTCAGCAGCGCCAGCGCCAGCAGCGGCAGCGCCGCGGGCCGCCCGCCCCgcatcctgccctgctgccgGTGCTGCCCGAGCCGCGCTCCGCTCCGGCTCCGCCAGGGCTCCGaagcgccgccgccgcccatTTATCCGGAGCCGGACCCGGCGCGAGCGGAGCCCCCGCGCCTGACGCCTCCTCAcggggccgctcccgccccgccggcgCCCGCGGGGGGAGCTGAGGCGGTGCCGGCCCCGGGCGctgcccggggcgggggggccgCTCTCTCTCTCACTTCCCTTCGCAACACGGGCGCGTCCCACAAGTTCGCGCTCCCTCGCTCCGTTCGCCAGGAGTCAGTGCtgagggcggcccggggccccTCGGGGCGGTGCTGCGGGCAGCGCCCGGGCACCGGAGCTCCTCAGAGGGCGCCAACAGCCGCGCAGGGGCCGCTGAGGGGAGCCGGGAGCTGCAGGGGGCGACGTCACCCCCACCCTGCGGGACCGCACCGTGCGGGCTTCGGTTCGGCTGCACCTGGGGCAAAGGCTCCCGCTGTCCCTCGCTGGAAATGAAACTCTAGTGCAAagagcttattttattttccagtatcACCTAAATTTCCTGTCACAAGTGACAGTAGAGTGGAAGCGCATTTACAGGactttctgctttccctgcacagGAACCCTGTGAACTTTGAAGCCCCTGAGGCACCTGGAACTGGCCAACTTTGTAGTACACGGATGAAAAGAATTCTAGCCTGAAGAGGCAGTGCAGGGAAAAGATAGAGGCAGTACATCCCTGGAAAGGCCCTGAAGTGGAACACAAAGTGGTTTCACTGAAGTGAGGGTGGGTGAGCAGTGGCTGGATACGAAGTCCTGATGTGCCGTTTGTCACCCAGGTGAACAGCAGGGACAAGATGAAGCCACGTGTAATGCGTGCAGTTTATGCGATGATTTTCTGTCTAGAGACCtatggcaggagctgggatacacagagagcagagctgactGTAAGGAACTTGCCAACTCCTCCAGCTAGCCCCACATGACTGGAACTGAACTATCCCTACTGGAAACTCACACGGATGTGAATTAACATAATTTCCAGGCAAACTCTTGTTTTGAAGTTCTCCTTTTGAAGTCAATCATGTATCCTGCTGTACTGAGCCAAATTGTTCCCTTGTTTAGTCACAGTTTGTTTCGTCTTCTTTTACTGATTAATGTgattcattcttttcttttggttATTAATTATGCATTCGTGCTTAATTCACAATAGTATTTTCATGCCTCAAGTTGCACTCAAGTTGCAGTGAAGCCTGCAGTACAGCTACCGACATGTGCTCTGTTCTGAGTGACAGCTgatcaaataaaatattgccATCCAAAGAAACTTCTAATTGTTTGGGGCAATCAAGGCAGGAAATTGAAAAACTAAGGAAATTGtccatttcagaaaacaaaaccaaaaccaaacaaacatgAATTCTTACTCAGTCCCAAATCTCTTGTACTGAAAATACCATGCAAACGAATAAACCTTTCTCGTATGTTGTATATGTACTATgcctttattatttatttacttgttcATAAGGATTTATTCTAATTCTTAATTAATTACCCTTCTAAGGAAAATAGTAACTTCATTATATAGAGAAATAGTATTCTGCATCCCCCACAACAGAAAAGGAACCAGGTACAACCAAAGGATGTTGCAAACTCTGAGTGACTCAACTCGCTCAAGACAATATTCCTCTTTAAGAAGAAGCCTGATAACATCAGTTTGTGTTTAAACATCAAGAAACAGCtctctctgttttaaaataccCTTCCCCTTTTAATATATCCCATGGCAAAGCAAAATGTTGCTGTGCTTCATGGCAGGAAAGCATTAATGGTTTTTAAATGCTATTACCATGATAACACTTTAATCTGCTTCCTTTACATTTTAGACAAGCATCATTGTTGTATCAACAACGCATATTTGATGGCTGTAAAAAGGGATAATTATAAGAATGGTGTGCCTTTCATCATTTTCTTTGTAGGGATCCTGGTGTTACACGCAGCCAGGAAGTATGTACAGAACAAACACTGGTGGAAGCCTATCTCCGACGTAATAACAGGCGTGATCACTGAGGAATACTCTGTAAATGTTGAAGATGCTGAATAGCCTAATCTCCAGCATTTCCAACCTGCACTCAGGGCAGGTGTTCTGCAAATAACCTCAACATCGACTCAGAGCAGCAACAGTTCCCGGAAGAACTGAAGACATTTCTCAGAAAAGAGCTCCACAACTTTACCAAGGCTGAATAATATGAAATAGTAACATGTATTTAATAAGGCCCAGTGTAAGATAGTTGACACTGTGCTGCATTTTGGGAAGCCCTGGACAGCTGAAACTTAAGCACGGTATTGCTCACTGCACTTTTAACTtgtgccaggctgctgtggcagcCACAAGTTTGGGTTTATGATTTTTGCGGTGGAAGGGTTCAATAATTGGAGAATTCAAATGGGAAGCATTAATGGACATGCCTGTGGACCAGAACAGCCTACAGGGACCATCCAGCCCAACAGCCTGAGCCCTTCCAGGCTGCCCAGAAGCTCAAGGGCGTTGTCCAAGTGCCGCTGGAATGCTGAGCCTGGGGCATCCATCCTCTCCCGAGGGAGGCTGCTCCAGGTCTGAGCACCCTCTCAGTATGGAAATGCTTCCCAACATCCACTCTGATCCCCCCTGGCACGGCTATGAGCCACTCCTGTGACTAGATCCCAGTGTCACAATTGGCCAGCTGCAAAATGTCCAACTGCACTCTCCAAGTCAGAGCTGACTGTGCTCCCATTGGGGTAGGTGGACAGCATAAATCTGGATTTCAGCAAcaccaagagaaagaaaaaaatctttcttcacATACACTATCTCCAAAAAAcacattcttttttcttaactGGGATGATACACTTCCAGGAAGACTGCATTAATGATCCCAACATTATTCTGCCATGCCATTTATTAtactaaattttatttctatacaATTTGAcacaaaataagtaatttttataataCAGTTGGACATGAAAACCACTTAGTAGGACACAAAAGAAGTAATATTACTTGGAGAAATTCAGCAGTTGTCTGCTGAGCATGAGCTGTTACAACAGAAAAGGTGTCATTATTGTATAATAGAGTATTTTTGCAGAGGTAAGGGAttacagaagaaacagaactccagaggaaaaaagcatcATGCTGTTCCTTATCAAAGCTACAAAAACAAAGCCAGCAAGGAAAACAAGTTCTGCTTTGCTGAAGGAGAAACACTGACATTTAAAGATAAgagaaaaataccaaatttcATAAAAGACAGTTATCAGGtaagtttttaaatgaaaaatcaattttatgtTTAACACTATTCAGGCGTTATATGATAGGAGAGAATAATACATTCTCCAAACTGGCATAAGAGCTCTGGTTTCCCTGTCTTGGCAATATCCCTGAAGTGCACTACTGTGCTATTCATTCAGTAATTTACAGTTATTAAAGCCCCAGAAAACCTTTTTGTTAGGTTAGTTTAAGAGCTAGAACACAAAAGGCAGATCGTCAACAGCCTGAACGCTAGCAACACACACAGTCCCTAAAAACCAGGGCTCTAAAAATCAGGCcatctgggcttttttccttacCCCGTGAAGGAGCAAGTTtcaaattcagagaaaaagctCTGAGTCCCCACTGCTCAGTACCAAGTCAGAGTGGAACTCCCCTTCCTGGCTGTTTTGGGCAGCTGCAACCAGCCAACTTAGGCATAAGTCTGACTAAACTCTTAGAACTTACTACCTGTTCAGAGACTCTGTGTCCTTACAAGCACTGATCAAAACAGTTTGTATGGTGGAGAAAAGAGGACACTGACAGAttaaaaataacccccaaaacaaacGGGAGGGCAAAAGTGGGTTCAGATGCAGCACCAGTCAGTCAAACCCACTGTGGCATGGCAAGAGAGCCCttgcctgctccagcaccaaaCCAGCATCAAACTGGCTGCTCCAGTCCTCCAAACCAGTGCCAGGCTACCTGAGAGCAGTCTGTAGAAGGTGGCAAATACATCATTTTGTAATTAGCCAGCAGCCAACAGCTTCACTCATTAGGTGTCGTTTATTTAGACAAGACAAAAGCTTGCACAGTTTTGTAACCGTATACAGAAATGAAACCATCTGAAATATATtagttttttccccctgaataTTTCCCTTTGTTCTTGTGTTTAGGATTCCCGCTTGAGCAGTACATATGCTCCCATCACTGCCAGGAGAGCATACTGCAAagaaacacagaacacagacacgTTACAATTCCTCTCCACTGCACTCTGAAAGCACAAACTGCTCAAAAGGTGCCCTCTCAAACATCACACTTTGCACAATTACAGAGCTCTGGTCCTACAAAATTACAGGAAGATTTTAAAGTGATAAAATTCATCATAACCAGGAGTCACAACTGCATACGCTTAACTAACAAAATTCTAATAAATGACATGTTTTCAACTCCTTACAAGCAACAAGTTCTACTGCCCAACAGTAAGCAAGGAAACCCAGCTCATCCTACGTTAGGTACCAAACCACAGACACAAATTTATTAACATGTCTGCTTAGAGGCAAGGTTCTTATTCTCTGTACTTGTTGTTTTAGCCATTCAAGAATTCAAAATGTCAGTATACATACCTTAAATTTTGGGTAGTCATTCATTATTATAGTTACCATTCCTACATAGGGCAAAAACCTGTAATTGATAAAACAGGTGAATGTAAAATTAACCCTCAAATATTACATGGAAGTCTTTTAATGTTACTCAGTCTGGAATATTTCAGTGTGATCCCATGATTTACGCCTAATGCGGATCTGAATAGGAAGTAAAATTCATTCGTTTTCCTTAATCAAAGTTATCTGAGAAAATCTGAAGAGATTTCAGCtcagctgaaggagaaggagacaAAGTCAAAAGCTCAAACCTTCCATAAAATTCCTGTGGAAAGCCAAAACAATTTCCTAGAAATTCCCAGCAATTACAAGGAGAAGCTGGCTAATATTGTATTTTCAGGTGAACTATttgaaaaatgctctttttttccccccacagttCACATCAGTGTGAGGACTATAAGAAGCAACTTTTctaggttttcttttaaattacaattctatttaagaaattaaaaaaatacatcagatCTGGTTTGTATCAACAGCAGAACCGATTCAAGAgctaatttttctctttaattacAAAGTACATTTTGCTTTACTTACCCTCTTGCTCTTCCAACAACATCTTTCTTCTCTAACCAGTTCTGACCTTCTTTGTACAAGCCTCTATCATCAACTTCGTTATTATCCCCTTTAGTCAGAAATTTGATGTTCCCATTTCCTCTAGAAGGCAATGAGGTGATAAACTAAATAacacttaatttaaaaatctcaatTAACATCTACAAAGCAAATGAGGACAAAAAGTGCTACAAGATTAGATAACAATGTTTGCTTTCAGCCCTGCTTATTGAACAACCACCATTAAATCATAAATATTACAGACTTTACTGACTTTATCTATCAACAGATATtaacaagaaacattttttacaaCACTCCTAGATTGTCAAGTGATGCAAGCAATTACACAACGGACATGAAAGCTGGAGGTGGCAAGCACTGATGCTGGCGAAAGGGACATTGTCCATCCAGGCACTAAACTTCCTCAAAAAACCCCTGTGTGTTTATCAGCATCTTTGACAGAACATAAATTCAAATAAAGTTCTTAAGTTTACAGTCTCCAAATGAATTTTGCTTAAATATTGATATCAAGAAACGAGGAATTCTCATAATGACAAATtaggtaataaaaaaaattaaataggcGATTcttggaaattttaaaaaagcatggAAGAACAGATATTACTCAAGAAATAAACACCTTCAGTTCATGGAGCAAATATGCCAATGCTTGCCACCTCCAGCTTAGCTTTTCACTGTGCAGAACTGGGAGCAGAACTGTGGTTTGGAAGGAACTGTTTAGCAGGGTAGGCATCTGCAATCAAGGCCAAACCAAGCCCTTgccctgctgcttttcagcaagAATTGCCATGGGCAGTGTGGCCAAGAGACACAAGAATAAGAAGAGTCTCTTCTTTATCCTGAATCAAATTTGGAAAACTTCAGTTAGCAAAGCTCACACACTCAGTCAGGCTGCACCCTGATTTTGAATCTCCACCTTTCATCAAAAATTTGCTCTTACAACCAAAATCCCAACCGTACAAGCATCAGCATAGAAGCGGATTCTGCTCCCATGCACATTCCTGCCGCCAAGATTcctcctgggcacagctctaCCTGCTCCAACCCTGAGCAGCTTCGCTGAGGGAAAGGTCTCAGACCCTCACAGAAGTGTGACACAGAACTGGGGACAGAATCACATCCTACAGCTGAGCTTTCTCTCACTGCTTATCCTCAGTTGCCTTTCTCACACACTAAACCACAATTAAACTGACACTGAAAGCcatggtgaaggaaaggagctttacaaacaaaaaacaccaagtTGCATTACTTTTCATGTACTTTGATAACTCTGTGCACTATTGGAATGTCTCTGCCTTCAACTTTAAAAACAACTATTTCACCAGCTCTGATTGGGTCATCATGGAAATTTGTTAGGAACAGCAGGTCTCCCCTGTGAAAAGCTGGCTCCATGCTGCCACTACAAACAACAAGAAAGAGAGAGTTTGTTGGCATAAATGAAAGAAGCACCGTGAAATCAAAGAACATTTAATTCTTACAGATACACCCACAACTTTAACACAGATCTGTAGCTTCACCCGTTCAGTAACACTGCTCAGACCTTCAACAGAACCCAAATCCCAGAAAGCAATCTGCAGGAGTTTACCCATTGAGTGAGAGAACTTGGATTTTAAAAGGTCTGACACATTTACTGCTCCTACAAACCTCAGTGGGAACTGGGCCCTTGGCTACTGACAGTGCGACTTCTGCCAGAGCCCAAACACAGCAAGAAGAAAGGCAGTGTGTGAGTCCTTCTTTAAATAGGTGACATTTCAAATTTCAGCTGTATCcaaggggaagggggaggagaCAAAAGGCAGAACAAGACCTGGACTTGAAGCAGAAAGCCTTTCCATCGACTCACCTGAGCACCACAACAATGGGGCTCTCACTGCCAGTCACCACGATCAGCCCTTTCCAGATCATTAGGGCAGAAGACACAATCATAGCAAAATTTAAGACTTGGTAATATAGCTGcatgaaacaagaaaattggTTTTTAAAGGTACTGTATTGTATTTAGAAGCACAACACAGAACTTTAACTCAAGTGCACCACAAATTTTAGGCTTTTATGCTGAAATCCTGTTCCAACACAAGTCTGGTAGCACAGGTTGCCGTACCAGAATCCACCAAACTGCAGCATAAAGCTGGAATCCTCTGTGTGCCTCAGTCTTGGGTTAATCCACTTCTGTGTGTCAGCGACAGACACAAACACTCTGATAAAGGCCTATAAAGCTGGGGAAGCGACCTGGCAAACGATCAGAGCTGGTTCGGTCACACGGCCCTGCCTCCCTCCCGAGCTCGGAAATATCCGCGGGGGACGTGTGGAACACCGGACTATCAGCAGAGGCTGACTTTCTGGGAGAGACTTTTGCTTAaaaagaggagctggaggagacgAGAGACGACAAAAGATCATTTCCTGCTACTGTCATACTGAAATTTCTTATCTAGAAAATCACTGATTTGACTTTCTGCCCCCAAATGCTCCTGCTCCGCCAGCCCTTCCAGCAGCGGATGCGCTTTAACCACACGCCTtcattttttgttccttttctcgGCAGCACACGGGGACAGCGGTGGGAAGGACCCTGCAAGCTGGCGTTTGAAAGCCGCCGCTCCCGGTGCGGGCTGAGGGCCGCGAGCGCAGCGCCGGTACCTGCCGCTTGTTCATGCGCCGCAGGTCCCCGAACAGATCCATCGCGGCCCCGCCGCGGAGCCCGCCGCCCTGCGCCTCCACAGCGCCCGGCGCCCTGCCAGCGGTGACAGCGGGACCCGCGCTGCTCTCTGGGATCTGTAGTCTTCTTCCTCTCCCGCCCTGCTGACGCACAGGGGGCCTCCGCGACCAGGTGAACCATAACTCCCAGACGCACCGCGGCGAAAGGTCCTGATGACGAGGCCCTTGCTTCTCGCCTGTGGAGGTGCCTGAGCGGCTGGCTGTACCGAGGGACCGTCGGTGAACGCTCAGATCCCTCGGTTCGGCGGGAAGAGCCGCGCCCGCCCGGGAAGCATCGGGACGGCCGCCCCGCTCTCCCGGGCGCGGAGAGTCGGGTCAGGCGACTGCCGCGGGCAccccggggccgccgctgcGTGTGCGCGGCTCATTGGCGGGAAGCGGAGGGCGCGCGGCGGGGGGGGGCAGCCGGCGGGGCGCGCGCTCCGTGAGGGGGGCGCTGTgaggggcgggcggcggcggccagCAGGGGGTGCTGTGCCGAGCGCGGGAACGGCGTGAGGGGCCGCGCCGGCGGAGGGGTGCGGAGGCGCCGAGAGGCATCGCAGTgtcctcctcagcagctgtgaGCGGAAAAATTTCATAATTTCAGCAGCTAGCGGTGACCTCAGCGTTTGCTCAGGGACCGCGACACGGCCCCGAGCAGAGAAGAGCACAGAGGCCCGGAAAAGCCGCAGCCGTGTGTGGCAGCCCCTCGGTGTCCTCCGCGGGCCTGGCGGCCGGCAGGGATGGGCCGGGGCTGTTCAGTGTGCCTGGCAGTGTGTCAgacccccagcagcacaggcagactTCACACCCGTTTCCAGTTTGTCACTGAATGGTTGCATGAACCTGAAGCAGCAAACAGCCACATAGATACAAGTCACAGCCCAGAGCCTAATTTCCTGGGAATTAAATGGGCCAAACCGAGTCAGGCATTCACCAAGTTTAAAATTACCCCCTGAAGACTGAGAATGGAAGAACAGAGAACACATGGAAGTGCTACTTAGATAAATGGAAACAAACCGTCTGACCAGAGCAGTGTTTTTGTAATTTGCTAGAAATACATCACTACTTTAATGTTGGTAAACAGATGGATGAAACAGACTAGGACTGACTAAGAGAGGCAGAACTGACATTAGAGCACAGGGAAAGGCGTGATGCTCTCAGGAATGATCAGAAATGGCAAATTGGAAAGAAAGCTCTAAGGACACCAGGTAGGCACCAGGATCTAGATGAGATCCTTCACCTCATCTAATTATTCTTCCAGTGACAACAGTATTCTTTTACTTACTACACTGGAGTTCCTCTAAGTTTATGTCATTTCAGGTTAGTTCTCTGCTATCCTTTAAATACTCAGAGA
This sequence is a window from Vidua chalybeata isolate OUT-0048 chromosome Z, bVidCha1 merged haplotype, whole genome shotgun sequence. Protein-coding genes within it:
- the GRP gene encoding gastrin-releasing peptide isoform X2, coding for MGGGGASEPWRSRSGARLGQHRQQGRMRGGRPAALPLLALALLTAQGGAAPLQPGGTPALTKIYPRGSHWAVGHLMGKKSTGDFPYGFEEENKTPFSALPDNIKQLEEYLQWEEISKYLLRLLERNENKSGHFSKGGLPWYTRNTWETDDNSSWKHVITLAAHIAQ
- the GRP gene encoding gastrin-releasing peptide isoform X1, with amino-acid sequence MGGGGASEPWRSRSGARLGQHRQQGRMRGGRPAALPLLALALLTAQGGAAPLQPGGTPALTKIYPRGSHWAVGHLMGKKSTGDFPYGFEEENKTPFSALPDNIKQLEEYLQWEEISKYLLRLLERNENKSGHFSKGGLPWYTRNTWETDDNSSWKHMMDYLLQVVNMKESTPS
- the SEC11C gene encoding signal peptidase complex catalytic subunit SEC11C isoform X1, whose translation is MDLFGDLRRMNKRQLYYQVLNFAMIVSSALMIWKGLIVVTGSESPIVVVLSGSMEPAFHRGDLLFLTNFHDDPIRAGEIVVFKVEGRDIPIVHRVIKVHEKGNGNIKFLTKGDNNEVDDRGLYKEGQNWLEKKDVVGRARGFLPYVGMVTIIMNDYPKFKYALLAVMGAYVLLKRES
- the SEC11C gene encoding signal peptidase complex catalytic subunit SEC11C isoform X2, encoding MIVSSALMIWKGLIVVTGSESPIVVVLSGSMEPAFHRGDLLFLTNFHDDPIRAGEIVVFKVEGRDIPIVHRVIKVHEKGNGNIKFLTKGDNNEVDDRGLYKEGQNWLEKKDVVGRARGFLPYVGMVTIIMNDYPKFKYALLAVMGAYVLLKRES